In Ptiloglossa arizonensis isolate GNS036 chromosome 6, iyPtiAriz1_principal, whole genome shotgun sequence, the DNA window CAACTAAGTATAGAGTTCTCTATGATAACAGTGTATCACTTGCTTATGATGTTTATACTAGTAAGGTGAAATATGATAATCCAATGTGCaattcaataaataataaacgttGACTAACTCTATTTGAATATAGAGTTATAACATTTAAAGCAAAGTGTACAAAATTGAATAACAATAAGTATTTTAAATGAAAGACAATAATTCCTACTGGTTGGGTAAAATTAttgcataaaataaaaaattaaaagattcTATAAAACTATCTTGTTTTATAGTTGTaaattgtgtatgtatgtacaaaaataaacaaattaaacattttttaaattatttattttccttataaaaattaataatgaaaaaaactTAATATgcttttttgttatatttttgttttaggaAAATTTTATGAAAGGATACTATAAACTTATGAGCCTAATATAtctaatatttacatatttatgtaaACAATTTCCTTTCTACTTTATAAATGTTTTGTTTAAAACATTCCATCGTGAATACCTATAGGTACAAGGACtgcaataaataataacaaattgCGAGCTACCAATCTCCAATCATTTGGTACTGCATATGGTGCCAAAATTTGGGTTAACCTATGTATCTGGCAAAgtacaaaaaaattataatgttaTGATAATTCAGATTATACATgtattgttgcatttgaaaaattaaaatagttaAAGACTTACTTCATGACTTGCACAAATGAAGATAAATGATGTAACTAAAAGATTTAATACTGGAAATCTTGGCAATAACACTAATACACCATGTGAATCTGCTGCTAACCAAATATGACCTTGCGCGACTAGAGTTTCTAAACTAATTCGGCCTAAACCAGCCAAGAGAGCTGAATGTTTACCACGTAATGCTAACGATGCATTTCTAAGTGCAATATATCCTATAATCtgcaatgaaaaattaattatatttaatgttCACAAATATACTGAAATTTGTAGATCATTACCGGTATAAAAGCCACATATGAATGAATTTCTTCACATTCTGATACTGAATGACATAGTATCGTGAAAGTGGTATAAGCCGTCAGAGAAATTAATGCCAGGACAGAAGATAATGCAGTTCCTGGAATATGATCTATCCTTTGTAGAGCTACAAGGCCTGCTCCAAAAGTTACACCCCAGGCCACACTATATCTATCTACTCTCCAACGAGACCACCATTCACGTATGTCATCGTCTGTTGTAACAAATAATGCTTTCCAAGGTCTTGTTACAAACACTTTTTCAAAGAAAACCTATTACATGATCACACATTGCATATTGTTGTTACaatgtaaattatataaattagacAAGTTATAAAGTAATACCTCCGACATGTATAATATAGTAATCATTGATACAAGTCCTAAAAGTTTCAAAGCAAGATAAAGTAAAGCTCTTGGTCCATATTCGGTTAAACTACCAGAATATATTCTTGGTGGTAACCATGCTAAAAAGTAGATGACTAAAAACCAGAATGAGACCAATGgaacaaaatgataaaattgataTGGTCTGTTCATACAAAGGCATAAAGAGACTGTCAAGAAATTTAATCTAAACATTacctgaaaaataataaatagattATAAATACCTTATAATTACATTGAACATTTTAATGCTTTTCTAATGCATACCCTAGCAAACCTCACTAGAGAAACATCACCCGTTTGCCAGAAGTAACAAAAGTGCCCATATCCAGAAAGGAATAAATAAGCAGAATTAATTAATCTTAAGTACATGTAGATAGGTAAAACAGTCTTAGCTCCAGTAACATGATATATTAACACTACTGCTTGCATTAGTCCTCTCCATTCATTTGTTTGTTCTCGATTCAGAGTCCTCGGTCCTCTTTCTCTATCTTCAGTAAAAAATAATCCAAGAGCCAATATATACCCAAGTGGTAACCAAAAACTAAACTCACTATAATATTTATTCTCTTTCATGAAGAAATTTGTTCTAAATGCAATATGAAagcatcataattattaataatactagcataataattattaacaatactagttaaaagaaaataatttaaatgtacCTGTCACACAAATAAAAGTAAGCTAATATTGTGGATAGTAAAGCTAACGATGTCATCAATGTATAAAAACCTTGTACTTCGGGTTGTTCAATCTGTACAACTTCAGAAGTATTCGCTTCTTTAGTGTTTTCCACTTCAACAGTGGTAACACGTAAATAAGATACTTCAGTTCGATAATGACAAAACTTTCTATATATCCACATTCCACCACCAGttattatactgaaatgaacTATCACTtactttttgtttaaaatatgattGTGATATGTAAATAATTACCATAAGGCAAGTCCGGACAAACTAAGTAACTGTAATGTGGTTGCTGGTTCTGGATAACTACAACAGCTGCCATCGTCAAAATTCATATGATCATTGCAGTAAGtgtttaataatatttgaacTTTGTGGCGCAAAGATAGGGGACTAGCTAGATATCCATCTGGACTTTGTTCCAACACTCCGGTACCAACAAGTTTACTACTTTCCCATAAATGAGCTTCACTATGGGACAATATCTGTAtatcaatatataaataatttgctTTTTCCCAAAACAATCACCAAAATATGCATCATATGAAGTTTACCTTGCCTGCTGCTTTGTTACATAAGTTGATCTGTCTATTATCTATGCTTGCTAATTGAGCTGGTAGTCTTTCCTTTAACACTGGATCCTGCAATACCCATAAAAATCGTGTGTTTTTTTTAGCCAAGAAATCAACTGGTTGCACAAGTCTCACTAAACCCATACTGTATTCAGAATACAGTTGAGTGTCACTATTATTGTTTGCAAGAATTGTCATTGCTGCGCTGCCTGCAATAATCAAGCTAGGTGCatcatttttctaaaaaaataacAGTTATTAATACCCACATTAAGTTTTTATTGAAACTTTTATAAGAATCAGTATATGAAATGTGCATATGAGTTACCATCCAACTCCTTAGGTCATCTATCATAAAATTATCTAATTGAGGTCTCtgcaaaaattgtacatttaatCTTAATTGGGCATCATTGAAATTTAAATCAGAATTTTGTGGTAAATCTATTAGATCCGATGCTTTTCCATCAACTATAAATTGCGAAATAAAAGACTTGTACAACTGCCTGATTCTAGCATCTCCAGTGAATACAAAATGGTTATGGTGGCCCATGAAAGCTAGATACCTCAAACATCTGCGGCTGTCTCTATAccaaaaaatgttttttaaaaatattattctttatataatattataaatactgATTTGAATTCTTACGTTTGCGTGTAATAATGCATCATACAACCATAAGGTTGCCATTCTTTGTCTCCTTTATACCTTCCTTCAGTTAATAACCATTTACAAGAATCACTACCTAAAGAAATGAATTGTATTAATGAAtactataaattaaattatttgtaaattacaaTCTAAAAATAATAGGTCACACAGTTTTGATTATTAATGCTATAAAGTAATGTTGATCAAAAGAAGgagattaaataataaatggtttaccataaataagatgcattaaTCCATGATATAGAATAAAACAAAGGACAAGTGCAGTAgataatttttttgcacttGCCACTGTAATTAAACTAATAAAATATTCCGCTGAAGTCATGAATAATTTATTGTTCAGTTATATTGACACTAGAAAGAGAAAATTATCTTTTAATAAACAGCTTCACTTCATGATAACATGTAATCAATTAATAAGTACTATAAAAATGAGAAGTAACAGTAGTAATTATTCATTACTCAACTTtatgtattaattttatacattttcttaTATAAACATAATCAcccaaatatttattcaatcctTTGCAATCGTCTTTTGGTAAATAGTATTACATTATAAATAAAGCACAAAGTTCACTGTTATACAATGAAGTAGAAAAGATTGTTTGAAAAAGTACCAGTTGCTATAATTACTGTATCTAAAATGACTTTAAGCACAGTTTGTAGTTCCAACATTCGCGATTCCTTCCATAGCGTGTTATGTACAGAAACAGAAGGTAGCACCTGCATTACAATCGATTTTTCAATCGGTTGTTTAAATAGTTCCCAATATAAATCGACGTTCTCAAAACAATAGCTGTAGCTTAAACTATAAAATTTGAGAGCTTAAGGCGATAATGTTTCGCtcttttttacgatttttattttAGTTCTTCCTTTCATACGAAAATTTGATACCGAAGTAGAATAACAGAGGACAAATGGAAGttggaataatattttgttAGAAGATCTATACagtttaattgaaaatatacttACTAAATTATTTCCTAATGCAATCGCCCATTTGAATGAGACTATTGGGTGTGATAGATAAGTGTATATCTTTTGCTTATTTAATCGTATTAGTAATCAAGATTATAAAATTATCGCTTCAGTAAGTTTGAATAAAGAAGGGTACAAGGTGTTCATTTTATTAATACTCAGAATTTCTTGTTAAAACAAATATTCTAAGAAAACATAGAAGAGGAAAAAATATCACTAttttttgttgtaaggaacacTGATTTAACTAATTATCGAAGTTTGCAATAAATGTCAAATTATAGAGATAATCTCAATTTTTTTAGATGAAACTCATGTTTTCttacaatatatattattattttaaaataaatttagcgATATATGAAACAATAGTGTTCAAAATTACTTCCTGCATATATTGAAAACAGGATTAGGTAACGACAAAGGTCACCCAAGTCTATTTAAAACCCTGCTTCCAAAATGCATCAGATAATCTTTAATGTCTTTCTTTGAGCCTTATAAAAAAGTAGTCAGATTGATTTCTCTTTCACATTTTTCATGCACCatttatgtattaaaaaaatgCTGGGTAATAATAACATGGACACCCTGCATACCGATCGTAAGGGGTAACTGTCGTATATTGAATATTCGCCCCAGTTCGTAGGCACGGCTGTCAAGTTTGACTGATTTGCGTAGTCCCCACTACGACGCTTACAACTGTCGTGCAGTCGCATTTTTTTCTGCGAGACGGAATAGTACAAATTTTAGGAGAAAAAAATGCAAAACGCTATAATTCCTACAGTTTTACGTTCTTGAACCAAGGAACGAACAAAACAAGTAATCCATGTAAATCGCAATGAACAGCGGTTATGTTTTTCAATGGAGAGCGACATAACGACAATGGCGGCAATGTCCCCATCGAAGGTAAGTTAATATCAAAGCCATTTTAATATACGCGAAACTGTGTGTGTCTTCGTATATGATGCAATAAAATGTCGAATTGAAACGTTAAATGTTCAACATATTCTACAATGctaaaaaatgttacatttggtattaacgaaatgaaaattctttcgcgTGTTATTCGTCCAAATTTGGATGACGTTTCACGTCAAATAAGACGCGCTACCCTTCATCGATGTAAAAAGTATTCTAATTTTTTCGATATTGTCATGCAATTTTGTGCAGTAGTAACGATGACAAGGTGAAATTTTATTGACTATATTCAatgtttctaaatttaattcaatatttctttGTAAATGTATTGTCTATActgctttttatttttattgtgaGTTAACGATGTTACGAACATGACTTACGTAAATGTGTTATATACGtgaattaatataaatttaagtCCTTCATTATACTTTGAgctataattaaaattgtttaaattgtatgtaattttagaattctaatgtgtttaaaaattgttttagcGGAGGTTGCAGAAGGAGTTAATGTCTTTAATACGTGAACCTCCACCAGGTGTGCGCGTAGACGGAGATCTTGCTGGGCAAAATTTGACACAATGGATTATTCATATGGAGGGTGCAAAGGGTACCTTgtatgaaggagaacggtttcAGCTGCAATTCAAATTTAGTTCTAAATATCCATTTGATTCGCCAGAAGTAACTTTCATAGGTGGAAATATACCAATTCATCCACATGTTTATAGTAACGGTCATATCTGTCTGTCTATTCTGACAGATGATTGGTCTCCAGCTCTGAGTGTGCAAAGTGTTTGTTTAAGTATTGTATCAATGTTAAGCAGTTGTAAGGAAAAGGTAAGACATATTTTATTATGCCTGTTgataaaatgttaataaaacttattgtgCACCACAGAAGAGGCCACCTGATAATGCATTTTATGTGAAAACATGTAATAAAAATCCAAAGAAAACAAAGTGGTGGTATCATGGTAAGtgttattttatacatataacCAATATAATCACATAATTTTTTTACATGTTTAGTTCACAAGATATAATTTAAAgaacttttaaattatttaataaagattTACTTACAAATAGAATTATGTAGCATTTTTTTTTGTGTTGGAACAGATGACAGTGTGTAACAGCAACTGCTAAAATCATTAACAACTTGTCAATGTGCAGTTATTGCTGGACCAAGTGGAATGACATTTTTTGTgtcttaaaataattattaaaatttcatagaTGAAATTGCTGAAGTAACTTTATCACATATTAAACAAATTAAGTGCATAAGTTAGAGCAATGGCAACATATTACTTATTACAATAAAGAGGCAATGTAAAATGCGTGAGTTATCcagttataaattattatgatGTTATTAAGAATGATATATATTATCCCACAGTTAAATAGAAAAAGCATAAATTACAAAACGCAAATGCCGAAGAAAAAGGTGCACACAACATGCTAATACACAATGAAAGCGTTTTATTATCTATGTAGAGAGTGCGCTGTAAAATGATATCAGATTAATATATTACAGTAACCACTAATAATAGCATAACACCAAAAATATACAATGTTATCTCACTTGTTACCCCACTTATTTAACATTCGTCTTTTactgtattattttaaataaaaggtAAGCAATTATTTTGAATGGATCTCGTGGTGTGCAATCCAAATTAAGTATAAATATAAGTACATATAAtctaaatgtataatatttagttccaattatatttatcatttatcTATTCTATAAATTGGGACACGCAATGTCATTAGAATCATTGACTTGTATTATTATTGatcaataaaatttgttcttttatagAACTATGGTAAAAACGAATAGAATgaatgatttatttttatcgacatTATCAGAAATGTAAGTTCGTTTACAAAAAAGCGTGAAAATAATTCATGTAATGTTTAGCATAAGAATAAAGGAAAgttaaaacaaaaaacaaaattatactAATCAAAATTAGAATCATGTAAAGGTATCattaaatgttatttaaatcAAGTTGCACCGAATTTCAATTGCGATCTAAGTAGGTTAGGTTAGTTACACAGTAGATTAACTAACCTAACTTACAGAACTTGCCTAACTATTCAAGCGCTTGTTGAAAAATGTATTCaaagatataaaaataattttatctaataattgtatttaaaataatttattgaaaaaatagtttcatGGAGTGTCCATCAATACATACGAAATATATAAAAGAtcattaaaatttacaaaattaaaagtgGTACATATTTCTCAGGTTCGATGTCATcggaaaattcaaataaattaaaaatggcCACGTATTGAACAATTAAAATGTCTCGacatgtaaaataaaatcaaagcAATAAGTATAATTGAAGACTGCATAGATTAGTGTTTTACGATGCATATCAGGATGAGTGTGCGTATGAGAAGAATACTTTGCTGTGGAATCGCAATA includes these proteins:
- the LOC143148729 gene encoding ubiquitin-conjugating enzyme E2 W, whose amino-acid sequence is MESDITTMAAMSPSKRRLQKELMSLIREPPPGVRVDGDLAGQNLTQWIIHMEGAKGTLYEGERFQLQFKFSSKYPFDSPEVTFIGGNIPIHPHVYSNGHICLSILTDDWSPALSVQSVCLSIVSMLSSCKEKKRPPDNAFYVKTCNKNPKKTKWWYHDDSV
- the LOC143148723 gene encoding N-acetylneuraminate (7)9-O-acetyltransferase isoform X3, with product MATLWLYDALLHANRQPQMFERPQLDNFMIDDLRSWMKNDAPSLIIAGSAAMTILANNNSDTQLYSEYSMGLVRLVQPVDFLAKKNTRFLWVLQDPVLKERLPAQLASIDNRQINLCNKAAGKILSHSEAHLWESSKLVGTGVLEQSPDGYLASPLSLRHKVQILLNTYCNDHMNFDDGSCCSYPEPATTLQLLSLSGLALCIITGGGMWIYRKFCHYRTEVSYLRVTTVEVENTKEANTSEVVQIEQPEVQGFYTLMTSLALLSTILAYFYLCDRTNFFMKENKYYSEFSFWLPLGYILALGLFFTEDRERGPRTLNREQTNEWRGLMQAVVLIYHVTGAKTVLPIYMYLRLINSAYLFLSGYGHFCYFWQTGDVSLVRFARVMFRLNFLTVSLCLCMNRPYQFYHFVPLVSFWFLVIYFLAWLPPRIYSGSLTEYGPRALLYLALKLLGLVSMITILYMSEVFFEKVFVTRPWKALFVTTDDDIREWWSRWRVDRYSVAWGVTFGAGLVALQRIDHIPGTALSSVLALISLTAYTTFTILCHSVSECEEIHSYVAFIPIIGYIALRNASLALRGKHSALLAGLGRISLETLVAQGHIWLAADSHGVLVLLPRFPVLNLLVTSFIFICASHEIHRLTQILAPYAVPNDWRLVARNLLLFIAVLVPIGIHDGMF
- the LOC143148723 gene encoding N-acetylneuraminate (7)9-O-acetyltransferase isoform X1; its protein translation is MTSAEYFISLITVASAKKLSTALVLCFILYHGLMHLIYGSDSCKWLLTEGRYKGDKEWQPYGCMMHYYTQTDSRRCLRYLAFMGHHNHFVFTGDARIRQLYKSFISQFIVDGKASDLIDLPQNSDLNFNDAQLRLNVQFLQRPQLDNFMIDDLRSWMKNDAPSLIIAGSAAMTILANNNSDTQLYSEYSMGLVRLVQPVDFLAKKNTRFLWVLQDPVLKERLPAQLASIDNRQINLCNKAAGKILSHSEAHLWESSKLVGTGVLEQSPDGYLASPLSLRHKVQILLNTYCNDHMNFDDGSCCSYPEPATTLQLLSLSGLALCIITGGGMWIYRKFCHYRTEVSYLRVTTVEVENTKEANTSEVVQIEQPEVQGFYTLMTSLALLSTILAYFYLCDRTNFFMKENKYYSEFSFWLPLGYILALGLFFTEDRERGPRTLNREQTNEWRGLMQAVVLIYHVTGAKTVLPIYMYLRLINSAYLFLSGYGHFCYFWQTGDVSLVRFARVMFRLNFLTVSLCLCMNRPYQFYHFVPLVSFWFLVIYFLAWLPPRIYSGSLTEYGPRALLYLALKLLGLVSMITILYMSEVFFEKVFVTRPWKALFVTTDDDIREWWSRWRVDRYSVAWGVTFGAGLVALQRIDHIPGTALSSVLALISLTAYTTFTILCHSVSECEEIHSYVAFIPIIGYIALRNASLALRGKHSALLAGLGRISLETLVAQGHIWLAADSHGVLVLLPRFPVLNLLVTSFIFICASHEIHRLTQILAPYAVPNDWRLVARNLLLFIAVLVPIGIHDGMF
- the LOC143148723 gene encoding N-acetylneuraminate (7)9-O-acetyltransferase isoform X2 translates to MMHYYTQTDSRRCLRYLAFMGHHNHFVFTGDARIRQLYKSFISQFIVDGKASDLIDLPQNSDLNFNDAQLRLNVQFLQRPQLDNFMIDDLRSWMKNDAPSLIIAGSAAMTILANNNSDTQLYSEYSMGLVRLVQPVDFLAKKNTRFLWVLQDPVLKERLPAQLASIDNRQINLCNKAAGKILSHSEAHLWESSKLVGTGVLEQSPDGYLASPLSLRHKVQILLNTYCNDHMNFDDGSCCSYPEPATTLQLLSLSGLALCIITGGGMWIYRKFCHYRTEVSYLRVTTVEVENTKEANTSEVVQIEQPEVQGFYTLMTSLALLSTILAYFYLCDRTNFFMKENKYYSEFSFWLPLGYILALGLFFTEDRERGPRTLNREQTNEWRGLMQAVVLIYHVTGAKTVLPIYMYLRLINSAYLFLSGYGHFCYFWQTGDVSLVRFARVMFRLNFLTVSLCLCMNRPYQFYHFVPLVSFWFLVIYFLAWLPPRIYSGSLTEYGPRALLYLALKLLGLVSMITILYMSEVFFEKVFVTRPWKALFVTTDDDIREWWSRWRVDRYSVAWGVTFGAGLVALQRIDHIPGTALSSVLALISLTAYTTFTILCHSVSECEEIHSYVAFIPIIGYIALRNASLALRGKHSALLAGLGRISLETLVAQGHIWLAADSHGVLVLLPRFPVLNLLVTSFIFICASHEIHRLTQILAPYAVPNDWRLVARNLLLFIAVLVPIGIHDGMF